In a single window of the Streptomyces sp. NBC_00285 genome:
- a CDS encoding GNAT family N-acetyltransferase: MRLQPLTETGAHRIEHWFDHPEVQRRLGGRSWIRRQLQVIGQDVGATFRGAVVLRSHGWIGLDQAGTPVAFICGDVYDRWVRYHGEGAEGPVLSVADARLAMGLAYLVDPGRWRQGHGRSVLQAVLTQPDAGDVQTFFCGIDADNHASRNCAESAGFTLPDLEPDHEGMLYYRRTRPS, encoded by the coding sequence ATGAGGCTGCAGCCCCTGACCGAGACCGGGGCACACCGCATCGAGCACTGGTTCGACCACCCTGAGGTCCAAAGGCGCCTGGGCGGCCGCTCGTGGATCCGCCGTCAGCTGCAGGTGATCGGCCAGGACGTCGGCGCCACCTTCCGCGGCGCGGTGGTGTTGCGCTCCCACGGGTGGATCGGCCTGGATCAGGCCGGGACGCCGGTCGCGTTCATCTGCGGCGACGTCTACGACCGCTGGGTCCGCTACCACGGCGAAGGTGCCGAGGGCCCCGTTCTGTCCGTCGCCGACGCCCGGCTCGCCATGGGCCTGGCCTACCTGGTGGACCCCGGCCGATGGCGGCAGGGACACGGCCGCTCCGTCCTCCAGGCCGTCCTCACCCAGCCCGACGCCGGCGATGTCCAGACGTTCTTCTGCGGCATCGACGCCGACAACCATGCCAGTCGCAACTGCGCCGAGTCCGCCGGCTTCACCCTCCCCGACCTCGAACCGGACCACGAGGGGATGCTCTACTACCGCCGAACCAGGCCCAGTTGA
- a CDS encoding DUF6980 family protein, with protein sequence MVGFDPRFQEYGLIIHDGGTASVGIDFCPWCGRRLPESQRDRWFDELERRGIDPQEEEIPAEFLDDRWLASLPREE encoded by the coding sequence CTGGTCGGCTTCGACCCCAGGTTCCAGGAGTACGGGCTGATCATCCATGACGGCGGCACAGCGAGTGTCGGGATCGACTTCTGCCCCTGGTGCGGCCGGCGCCTCCCCGAGTCGCAGCGTGACCGGTGGTTCGACGAGCTGGAACGCCGCGGGATCGATCCGCAGGAGGAAGAAATCCCCGCCGAGTTCCTTGACGACAGATGGCTCGCCTCACTACCCAGGGAAGAATGA